The proteins below are encoded in one region of Methylophilales bacterium:
- the yidC gene encoding membrane protein insertase YidC, whose amino-acid sequence METKNLIIFVVLSFLILAFFGPQPDKPNEDNSNDTNVVADKSLPSDIKNKEISTGFSLDKTNYVQVETDMYKVSISKEGGDIRNLYLKKYKDKNSNDSYQLMSDATDPLLYIAQSGLLGKSLPTHRSIYESPVNNYKMEGRDLQVPLIFENDDFLVKKVYTFRADSYEIDTTFEIMNKSQSNITPTAYYQFIHDGESNQGSTFMPTYTGTAYYTDTENFQKVSFGDVESAPFTLNANNGWIGIIQRYFASSWIISSKAKREFFSKEVTSNTYASGLKTGLSEILPGESLSFNATLYSGPQAKELLEKAAPGMELTVDYGWLTILAAPLFSVLSGIQKVVVNWGVSIILLTVLIKLLFYPLSAASYKSMAQMRELAPRLQSMKEKFGDDKQKMQKAMMELYKAEKINPLGGCLPILVQIPVFIALYWVLLGSVELRNAPFLYISDLSSKDPYYLLPILMAASMFVQTKLNPKPTDPMQARLMMMMPIIFSIFFFFFPAGLVLYWLVNNLLSMVQQWHINRKIHAAALKKKGHA is encoded by the coding sequence ATGGAAACTAAAAATCTAATTATATTCGTTGTTTTATCATTTTTAATACTGGCTTTCTTTGGACCTCAACCAGACAAACCAAATGAAGACAATAGTAATGATACAAATGTAGTTGCAGATAAATCATTACCAAGTGACATAAAAAACAAAGAGATTTCAACAGGCTTTAGTTTAGATAAAACAAACTATGTACAAGTTGAAACTGATATGTACAAAGTTTCTATTAGTAAAGAGGGTGGAGATATTAGAAATTTATATTTAAAAAAATATAAGGACAAAAATTCTAATGATTCTTATCAGTTAATGAGCGATGCTACGGACCCACTTTTATATATAGCTCAATCAGGCTTGTTGGGAAAATCTCTACCGACGCACAGGTCTATTTATGAATCCCCTGTTAATAACTACAAAATGGAGGGGAGAGACCTGCAGGTCCCATTAATCTTTGAAAATGACGATTTTCTTGTGAAGAAGGTTTACACATTTAGGGCAGATTCATACGAAATTGATACGACCTTTGAAATTATGAATAAATCTCAAAGTAATATTACTCCCACCGCTTATTATCAGTTTATTCATGATGGAGAATCAAATCAGGGTTCCACTTTTATGCCAACTTACACTGGCACGGCTTACTATACTGATACTGAGAATTTTCAAAAGGTTAGTTTTGGTGATGTAGAAAGCGCTCCATTTACATTAAACGCTAACAATGGGTGGATTGGCATAATTCAAAGATACTTTGCATCATCATGGATCATTTCTTCAAAAGCAAAGAGAGAATTTTTTTCTAAAGAAGTGACATCCAATACTTATGCCTCTGGTTTAAAAACAGGGCTTTCAGAAATCTTACCTGGAGAATCATTATCATTTAATGCCACGTTATATAGTGGACCTCAAGCTAAAGAATTGTTAGAAAAAGCAGCGCCTGGAATGGAACTTACGGTTGATTATGGTTGGCTGACAATACTAGCAGCGCCACTATTTTCCGTATTATCTGGCATTCAAAAGGTTGTCGTGAACTGGGGAGTCTCAATCATATTGCTTACTGTACTAATTAAGCTTTTATTTTATCCATTATCGGCAGCTAGTTACAAATCTATGGCACAGATGCGTGAACTTGCTCCTCGTCTTCAAAGTATGAAAGAAAAATTTGGTGATGATAAGCAAAAAATGCAAAAGGCAATGATGGAATTATATAAAGCTGAAAAAATTAATCCTCTGGGAGGGTGTTTACCTATTCTAGTTCAAATTCCAGTATTTATTGCTCTATATTGGGTGTTGTTGGGTTCGGTTGAATTGAGAAATGCACCGTTTTTGTATATTTCAGATTTATCTTCAAAAGACCCTTACTATTTGTTGCCAATTTTAATGGCAGCTTCTATGTTTGTTCAAACAAAGTTAAATCCAAAGCCTACAGACCCAATGCAGGCAAGATTAATGATGATGATGCCAATAATATTTAGCATATTCTTTTTCTTTTTCCCAGCAGGTCTAGTTTTATATTGGCTTGTAAATAATTTACTCTCCATGGTGCAACAATGGCATATCAACAGAAAAATACATGCGGCGGC
- the yidD gene encoding membrane protein insertion efficiency factor YidD, which yields MRKIIILLIRFYQACISSFILPRCRFTPTCSEYTIEVLKNHGILKGSWFAFKRISRCHPFCKGGYDPEPK from the coding sequence ATGAGAAAAATTATTATTTTATTAATAAGATTTTACCAGGCGTGCATTAGCTCATTTATTTTGCCTAGATGTAGGTTTACTCCTACATGCTCAGAATATACAATTGAGGTTTTAAAAAATCACGGAATCCTTAAGGGCTCATGGTTTGCTTTCAAAAGAATTTCAAGGTGTCATCCATTTTGTAAAGGTGGTTATGACCCCGAACCAAAATAA
- the rnpA gene encoding ribonuclease P protein component: MKLVNSDEFTAVFNHKKRLSSENLFLYYRPNEMGKNRLGFVVPKRIEKLAVKRNYMRRSLREIFKSIFKSNHHYSFDFIVSIKKTFYKDDFHSLKAQVDSLFLKLPH, translated from the coding sequence ATGAAACTAGTAAATTCAGATGAATTTACAGCGGTATTTAATCATAAAAAAAGGTTATCCTCAGAAAACTTGTTTCTTTACTACCGTCCTAATGAGATGGGTAAAAATAGATTGGGATTTGTTGTTCCAAAAAGAATTGAAAAGCTTGCCGTTAAACGAAATTATATGAGGAGATCGCTAAGGGAAATCTTCAAGAGTATTTTTAAATCAAACCATCATTATTCTTTTGATTTTATTGTCAGCATTAAAAAAACTTTTTACAAAGATGATTTTCATTCGCTTAAAGCACAGGTAGATTCCCTTTTTTTAAAGTTACCTCACTAA
- the rpmH gene encoding 50S ribosomal protein L34, translating into MKRTYQPSKIKRARTHGFLVRMKTRGGRSVIASRRAKGRARLGL; encoded by the coding sequence ATGAAACGCACTTATCAACCATCAAAAATAAAGCGTGCAAGAACTCATGGATTTTTGGTGCGAATGAAGACTCGTGGCGGTCGTTCTGTAATAGCATCACGTCGAGCTAAAGGAAGGGCTCGCTTAGGATTATAA
- the dnaA gene encoding chromosomal replication initiator protein DnaA: MEETEFWELCLDKFSKKLTNQQINTWIKPLSFKASKNQSTIHAPNQFVLEWVKDRFDKEISLLAKEYLNTENIEYLVTKKGKKKDPLLQAPPPNKIPKKSPSNTTINGLSKSFDFNNFITGKANQLATAAGKQVAENPGETYNPLFIYGGVGLGKTHLMHAIGNHVKLLKPDSKIKYLHAERYVHAVVKAYENKSFDSFKKTFHNLDLLLIDDIQFIAKKNRTQEEFFYAFNHLIENKKQIIITCDSYPKEIIGVDDRLRTRFSWGLTVSIDPPELEMRVAILLKKAEQNKIDLPEDVAFFVAKQIRSNVRELEGALNRIVAMSNFMNVPINTNLAKESLKDLIAVRGRQVSVENIQKTVAEFYKIKISDILSKKRSRNFSRPRQIAMTLTRELTNLSFPDIGAAYGGRHHTTIMHACEEIEALRLKDQNISQDLGFLTQVLRG; encoded by the coding sequence ATGGAAGAGACTGAATTTTGGGAGTTATGTCTTGATAAGTTTTCAAAGAAACTTACCAACCAACAAATTAATACGTGGATAAAGCCCCTTTCGTTCAAAGCTAGTAAAAATCAATCTACTATACATGCTCCCAATCAATTTGTTCTTGAATGGGTAAAAGATAGATTCGATAAAGAAATATCACTTCTGGCTAAAGAATATTTAAATACTGAAAATATAGAATATTTAGTAACCAAAAAAGGTAAGAAAAAAGACCCCTTACTTCAAGCACCGCCCCCAAACAAAATTCCAAAAAAGAGTCCCTCAAATACAACAATAAACGGACTCAGTAAAAGCTTTGATTTTAATAATTTTATAACAGGAAAAGCAAACCAACTGGCCACTGCTGCTGGTAAACAGGTTGCTGAGAATCCTGGAGAAACTTATAACCCACTTTTTATATATGGAGGCGTTGGGCTTGGCAAAACCCATTTGATGCATGCAATTGGCAACCACGTTAAGCTATTAAAACCTGATTCAAAGATTAAATATTTACATGCTGAAAGGTATGTGCATGCTGTTGTAAAAGCATATGAAAATAAATCGTTTGATAGCTTTAAGAAAACCTTCCACAATTTAGATCTGCTACTCATTGACGATATTCAATTTATTGCAAAGAAAAATAGAACTCAAGAAGAATTCTTTTATGCATTTAATCATTTAATTGAAAATAAAAAACAAATAATTATTACTTGTGACTCTTATCCTAAAGAAATAATCGGTGTTGATGACAGACTAAGAACAAGATTTAGTTGGGGATTAACAGTCTCTATTGACCCCCCCGAACTTGAAATGAGGGTTGCCATTCTTTTAAAGAAAGCAGAACAAAATAAAATTGATTTACCTGAAGACGTAGCATTCTTTGTGGCCAAACAGATTCGGTCAAATGTAAGAGAGTTAGAGGGAGCATTGAACCGCATAGTCGCTATGTCAAACTTTATGAATGTACCTATTAATACAAACCTAGCCAAAGAATCATTAAAGGACTTAATTGCTGTTCGAGGTAGACAAGTGAGTGTAGAAAATATACAGAAGACTGTAGCAGAATTTTATAAAATAAAGATTAGCGACATATTAAGTAAAAAAAGATCTAGAAATTTTTCACGCCCTAGACAAATAGCTATGACACTTACAAGAGAGCTTACTAATTTAAGTTTTCCTGACATTGGCGCTGCTTATGGTGGGAGGCACCACACAACAATTATGCACGCATGTGAAGAAATTGAAGCATTAAGACTTAAAGACCAAAACATTAGTCAAGACTTAGGTTTTTTAACGCAAGTATTGCGCGGTTAA
- the dnaN gene encoding DNA polymerase III subunit beta has translation MNIEIDRDTLLDPLSNVAGIVERKLSLPILSNILLEGSQGNLRFTATDLEMQISLSVETKLEDSFETTISARKILDITRALPEKSKLNIQINDTTVLVKALKSKFNLQTLAAQDYPVMKKDEEDNTFVKLKQKDFKAILKQVDFSMAQQDIRYYLNGLLFEVDNQKLNIVGTDGHRLSFTSIKLQKDFGKIQTIIPRKTILELVKLLGDGDDDIEINISKTQAHFHFNNIDLITKVIDGKFPDYSRVIPVGHPNIFEIDRQTLLTAMQRASILSNEKYRGIRVVITKNNLKMISTNSEQEQAEEEMEIKYQGEDIDVGFNVTYLIDVLNNIQYDKLNFAFKDSSSSCLVTIPNNEDYKYVVMPMRI, from the coding sequence ATGAATATAGAAATAGATAGAGATACTCTTTTAGATCCCTTAAGTAATGTTGCAGGAATTGTTGAAAGAAAATTAAGCCTTCCTATTTTATCAAATATCCTACTTGAAGGATCTCAAGGCAATTTAAGATTTACAGCCACAGACTTAGAAATGCAAATTTCTCTTTCTGTTGAGACAAAACTTGAAGATTCTTTTGAAACAACTATTTCAGCAAGAAAGATTCTTGATATTACGAGAGCGTTACCGGAAAAATCTAAATTAAATATCCAAATAAACGATACAACAGTTTTGGTAAAGGCGCTAAAGAGTAAATTTAATCTTCAAACACTAGCTGCCCAAGATTATCCTGTTATGAAAAAGGATGAAGAAGATAATACTTTTGTTAAGCTTAAACAAAAAGATTTTAAAGCCATCTTAAAGCAAGTTGATTTTTCTATGGCTCAACAGGACATAAGATATTATTTGAATGGATTGTTATTTGAGGTGGACAACCAAAAATTAAATATTGTGGGTACTGATGGTCATCGATTAAGCTTTACCTCAATTAAACTTCAGAAAGATTTTGGCAAAATTCAAACCATCATCCCAAGAAAAACAATTTTGGAACTAGTAAAACTATTAGGTGATGGAGATGATGATATAGAAATTAATATTAGCAAAACCCAAGCTCATTTTCATTTTAACAACATAGACTTAATTACCAAAGTAATCGATGGTAAATTCCCTGACTACTCTAGAGTGATTCCAGTTGGGCATCCAAATATTTTTGAGATAGACCGACAAACCCTTTTAACTGCCATGCAAAGAGCTTCTATTTTATCAAATGAAAAATATAGAGGTATAAGGGTTGTGATAACAAAAAATAATTTAAAAATGATTAGCACCAACAGTGAACAGGAGCAGGCAGAAGAAGAAATGGAAATAAAGTATCAAGGTGAAGATATTGATGTTGGTTTTAATGTTACTTACCTAATAGATGTATTGAACAACATTCAATACGATAAACTAAATTTTGCCTTTAAAGATTCATCAAGTAGTTGTTTAGTAACCATCCCAAATAATGAAGATTATAAGTATGTAGTAATGCCAATGAGAATATAA
- the gyrB gene encoding DNA topoisomerase (ATP-hydrolyzing) subunit B — protein MPADNDNVDYDSSSIKVLKGLDAVRKRPGMYIGDTSDGSGLHHMVFEVLDNAIDEALAGHCDDIKVIIHPDNSVSISDNGRGIPTDIKEGDELKRSAAEIVMTELHAGGKFDQNSYKVSGGLHGVGVSVVNALSDWLKLKISKGGNIHEAEFQKGNIVEPLKVTGKTDKTGSEITFLASKETFTDVNFHFELLAKRIRELSFLNNGVKIELIDHRTGKSENFALSGGIKGFVDYMNRAKNVLHKNSFYAETEKDGMTIEVSMQWNDSYAENTLCFTNNIPQRDGGTHLTGLKAAMTRTINAYIESNEIAKKAKVETSGDDMREGLTCVLSIKVPEPKFSSQTKDKLVSSEVQPVVSDVVGKRLTEFLLEHPQDAKVICNKIVDAARARDAARKARDMTRRKGVMDSMGLPGKLADCQEKNPEECEIYLVEGDSAGGSAKQGRDRKNQAILPLKGKILNVEKARIDKILSSQEITTLITALGTNIGAEFDVEKLRYHRIIIMTDADVDGAHIRTLLLTFFFRQMHALVEKGHIYIAQPPLFKVKQGKDERYLKDEEELEQYLIESALNDASLITKEKGDALDDKSLRNISKEMLITESIIRRLSSRYDESLLRAIHQIGDINLDSEDSTKNYLEQLKTFMNQDNINFELKHDEENKKYSIEINQFVHGNLNTSNIDSEFLLSGEYKQIIKTSLLIKGLIGPGAVISRGEKSKNIESFQEAIEWMLQEARNTLNVQRYKGLGEMNPEQLWETTMDPSVRRLLKVTIEDTQIVEETFTELMGDNVEPRRKFIESNALAVSNLDI, from the coding sequence ATGCCCGCAGATAATGATAACGTAGACTATGATTCAAGTAGTATTAAAGTCCTTAAAGGCTTAGATGCTGTTAGAAAAAGACCGGGGATGTATATTGGTGATACATCCGATGGAAGTGGTCTGCATCATATGGTATTTGAAGTTCTTGATAATGCGATTGATGAGGCGCTAGCTGGGCACTGTGATGACATAAAGGTCATAATTCATCCAGACAACTCTGTATCTATAAGTGATAATGGCCGGGGAATTCCTACAGATATCAAAGAGGGAGATGAGCTAAAAAGAAGTGCAGCTGAAATTGTAATGACTGAGCTTCATGCAGGTGGAAAATTTGATCAAAACTCTTATAAAGTGTCTGGAGGTCTTCATGGCGTTGGAGTTTCAGTTGTCAATGCCCTGTCAGATTGGCTTAAATTAAAGATAAGTAAGGGCGGGAATATACATGAAGCAGAGTTTCAAAAAGGCAATATTGTTGAGCCTCTGAAGGTTACTGGCAAAACAGATAAAACAGGATCAGAAATAACCTTCCTTGCATCTAAAGAAACCTTTACAGATGTAAATTTTCACTTTGAGTTATTGGCTAAGCGCATACGTGAACTTTCTTTTTTAAACAATGGTGTAAAGATTGAATTAATTGACCATAGAACCGGTAAGTCAGAAAACTTTGCCTTGTCTGGTGGAATAAAGGGTTTTGTTGATTACATGAATAGAGCAAAAAATGTTTTACATAAAAACTCATTTTATGCAGAGACAGAAAAAGATGGCATGACGATTGAGGTGAGTATGCAATGGAATGATTCATATGCAGAAAATACCCTTTGTTTTACAAATAATATTCCCCAAAGGGATGGCGGTACTCACCTAACAGGCTTGAAAGCGGCGATGACAAGAACTATCAATGCATATATTGAAAGTAACGAAATTGCAAAAAAGGCAAAAGTAGAAACATCGGGTGATGATATGAGGGAAGGCTTAACTTGTGTTTTATCCATTAAGGTTCCGGAACCAAAGTTTTCATCACAAACCAAGGATAAACTTGTGTCTAGCGAAGTACAACCCGTTGTATCAGATGTTGTAGGCAAGAGACTGACAGAGTTTTTATTAGAACATCCCCAAGACGCCAAAGTTATATGTAATAAAATTGTAGATGCAGCAAGAGCTAGAGATGCTGCCAGAAAAGCTAGAGATATGACAAGAAGAAAAGGGGTAATGGACTCAATGGGATTGCCAGGTAAGCTAGCTGATTGCCAAGAAAAAAACCCAGAAGAATGCGAAATATACTTAGTGGAGGGAGATTCAGCGGGAGGGTCTGCCAAACAAGGTAGAGACAGAAAAAATCAAGCTATTCTTCCTTTAAAAGGTAAAATTCTAAATGTAGAAAAAGCAAGAATTGATAAGATTTTATCCTCTCAAGAAATAACCACTCTCATCACAGCGCTTGGAACAAATATAGGGGCAGAATTTGATGTCGAAAAATTAAGATACCATCGAATTATAATTATGACAGATGCTGATGTGGATGGCGCTCACATTCGAACACTCTTGCTCACATTTTTCTTCAGACAAATGCATGCGTTAGTTGAGAAAGGACATATTTACATCGCACAACCCCCTTTGTTTAAAGTAAAACAAGGTAAAGACGAAAGGTATTTAAAAGATGAGGAAGAATTAGAACAGTATTTAATTGAATCTGCTCTAAATGATGCATCATTGATTACTAAAGAAAAAGGGGATGCGTTGGACGATAAAAGTCTTAGAAATATCTCGAAAGAAATGTTAATAACAGAATCTATTATCAGGCGATTATCAAGTCGTTATGATGAATCATTGCTAAGAGCCATTCATCAAATCGGGGATATTAATTTAGATAGTGAAGATTCTACTAAAAATTACTTAGAACAACTTAAGACTTTCATGAATCAAGATAATATTAATTTCGAATTAAAACATGATGAAGAAAATAAGAAATATTCAATAGAAATAAATCAATTTGTCCATGGCAATTTAAATACAAGTAATATTGACTCTGAGTTTTTATTAAGCGGTGAATATAAGCAAATTATAAAAACATCCCTTTTAATTAAAGGCTTAATTGGACCTGGTGCTGTTATAAGTAGAGGGGAAAAATCTAAAAATATAGAATCATTCCAGGAAGCCATAGAATGGATGCTTCAAGAAGCAAGAAATACATTAAATGTTCAAAGGTACAAAGGTTTAGGGGAGATGAATCCTGAACAGCTATGGGAAACTACAATGGACCCTAGTGTTAGAAGATTGCTTAAGGTAACAATAGAAGACACACAGATAGTAGAGGAAACTTTTACTGAGCTTATGGGCGATAATGTTGAACCACGACGTAAGTTTATTGAAAGTAATGCGCTTGCAGTTAGTAACTTAGATATATAA
- a CDS encoding LysR family transcriptional regulator, with protein MTLSELRFVVSVAQEKNFRRAAAKSFVSQPALSLAIKKIENELGVLIFERNRMGISLTTVGEKIVNQAQIVIEEVDKIKAISVTEKNTQQVEVKIGLIYSIAPYLLPSIIPLVKNSSPEIILEAEEDITTNLIKKLEEGSIDAAIIALPFVVPGIETQPLYDEPFKVLIPTKHPWNNKQKINAKELKNEKILLLDNTHCFSMQVREACPGISDKAEVQAGTSLETIRNMVASNLGISILPQSATANNYSNDLINILPFESPIPFRRVAMAFRRGSSKQSSLVKIVKSITSIKDKIIAS; from the coding sequence ATGACACTCAGTGAGCTAAGGTTTGTCGTCTCAGTTGCTCAAGAAAAAAATTTCAGGCGGGCGGCTGCAAAAAGTTTCGTTAGTCAACCAGCTCTTAGCTTAGCAATAAAAAAAATAGAAAATGAATTAGGTGTGTTGATTTTTGAAAGAAACCGTATGGGAATTTCGCTGACCACTGTTGGTGAAAAAATTGTCAATCAAGCACAAATAGTTATAGAAGAGGTTGATAAGATTAAAGCAATTTCAGTAACTGAAAAAAATACCCAACAAGTTGAAGTCAAAATAGGTTTAATATACTCGATAGCTCCATATTTGTTACCTTCAATAATTCCATTAGTAAAAAACTCATCCCCAGAAATAATCCTTGAAGCTGAGGAAGATATCACCACAAACCTAATTAAAAAGCTAGAGGAGGGATCAATTGATGCAGCAATAATTGCCCTACCATTTGTTGTTCCTGGTATTGAAACACAGCCTTTATATGACGAACCCTTTAAGGTTTTAATACCAACAAAGCACCCTTGGAACAATAAACAAAAAATTAATGCTAAAGAGTTAAAAAATGAAAAGATTTTATTGTTAGATAATACACACTGTTTTAGCATGCAGGTAAGGGAGGCATGTCCAGGTATATCAGATAAGGCCGAGGTTCAAGCTGGCACCTCTCTCGAGACAATAAGAAATATGGTTGCTTCGAATTTAGGGATTTCTATATTACCGCAAAGTGCAACTGCTAATAATTATTCAAATGACTTAATAAACATTTTGCCTTTTGAAAGTCCAATACCATTTCGCCGTGTTGCTATGGCATTTAGGCGGGGGTCGTCAAAACAGTCATCTCTTGTTAAGATAGTAAAATCAATAACGAGCATTAAAGACAAAATAATAGCAAGTTAG
- a CDS encoding Re/Si-specific NAD(P)(+) transhydrogenase subunit alpha translates to MKIGVLKETVSGESRVAATPETVKKMIALSHSVSIEAGAGIQASISDEDYQNNGADIVSRDQALKSDLLLMVRPLSEKEITTLKPTQFLVGMLEPFNNELQNLLKKQGVSAFALEALPRNTRAQSMDVLSSQANIAGYKAVILAADYYKKFMPMLMTAAGTVKAAKVIVLGAGVAGLQAVATAKRLGAVVEASDVRPSVQEQIESLGGKFIEVPFETEEEKECAIGQGGYAKPMPKSWLIRQSKIVAEKAISADIIITSALIPGKSPPQLLSEETVKKMKFGSVIVDMAAGSGSDGSGNCPLTQNNKVCQIENVTIIGFNNLPSMLSTDASALYSRNILEFTKLLINESGQLHINENDELVTETLISKNNKKG, encoded by the coding sequence ATGAAGATAGGTGTTTTAAAAGAAACAGTCAGTGGCGAATCAAGAGTCGCAGCTACTCCGGAAACAGTAAAAAAAATGATTGCTTTAAGCCATTCTGTTTCAATAGAAGCGGGTGCCGGCATACAAGCTTCGATATCAGATGAAGATTATCAAAATAATGGCGCTGATATTGTCTCAAGAGACCAGGCCCTTAAATCAGATTTGTTATTAATGGTCAGGCCTTTAAGTGAAAAGGAGATAACCACACTAAAACCAACTCAGTTTTTAGTGGGAATGTTAGAGCCTTTTAACAATGAATTGCAAAATTTACTAAAAAAACAAGGAGTATCAGCTTTTGCCTTAGAAGCCTTACCTAGAAATACAAGAGCACAGTCCATGGATGTCTTATCGTCTCAGGCAAATATTGCAGGTTACAAAGCGGTAATACTTGCGGCTGATTACTATAAAAAATTTATGCCTATGTTGATGACCGCAGCGGGAACTGTCAAAGCAGCTAAAGTAATAGTTTTAGGCGCAGGTGTCGCAGGGCTTCAAGCAGTTGCAACAGCTAAAAGGCTAGGCGCAGTTGTTGAAGCCTCTGATGTCAGACCATCAGTGCAGGAACAAATTGAATCCTTAGGAGGTAAATTTATAGAGGTGCCTTTTGAAACAGAAGAAGAAAAAGAATGCGCAATCGGTCAAGGAGGTTACGCAAAACCAATGCCTAAATCGTGGTTAATAAGACAATCAAAAATAGTGGCTGAGAAAGCTATTTCAGCAGATATTATTATCACTTCTGCTTTAATTCCTGGTAAATCACCTCCACAACTTCTATCTGAAGAAACAGTAAAGAAAATGAAATTTGGGTCAGTGATAGTTGATATGGCGGCAGGTAGCGGTTCTGATGGATCTGGTAACTGTCCACTCACACAGAACAACAAAGTTTGTCAGATAGAAAACGTCACCATAATTGGTTTTAATAACTTACCAAGCATGTTGAGTACGGATGCCTCTGCTCTATATTCTAGAAATATCTTAGAATTTACAAAATTACTAATCAATGAATCGGGGCAATTACATATAAATGAGAATGACGAATTGGTGACAGAAACATTAATATCGAAAAATAATAAAAAGGGATAA
- a CDS encoding proton-translocating transhydrogenase family protein: MTDLLTVQNITIFVLAIFVGYHVVWNVTSALHTPLMSVTNAISGIVIVGAILQVVEINGEIITFSSILGAFAIFFAAINIFGGFYVTQRMLEMFKKKEKKEEAKK, from the coding sequence ATGACGGATCTATTAACAGTTCAAAACATAACTATATTCGTTCTAGCAATATTTGTTGGATATCACGTTGTCTGGAACGTAACTTCAGCACTACATACACCTCTCATGTCAGTGACAAATGCAATTTCTGGGATAGTCATCGTAGGCGCGATATTGCAAGTTGTTGAAATTAACGGAGAAATAATAACATTTAGCAGCATTTTAGGAGCTTTTGCTATATTTTTTGCAGCCATTAACATTTTTGGTGGGTTTTATGTTACCCAAAGGATGTTAGAGATGTTCAAGAAAAAAGAGAAAAAAGAGGAGGCTAAAAAATGA